Proteins encoded by one window of Marixanthomonas sp. SCSIO 43207:
- the kbl gene encoding glycine C-acetyltransferase, whose amino-acid sequence MYGKIKEHLQEELQEIKNEGLFKKERIITTPQDAAIKISTGQEVINFCANNYLGLSSHPEVIQAAKDAMDTHGFGMSSVRFICGTQDIHKELEQKIADFYQTEDTILYAACFDANGGVFEPLLTKEDAIISDSLNHASIIDGVRLCKAARYRYENNNMEDLEKQLIAANENGARFKIIVTDGVFSMDGLVAPLDKICDLADKHDALVMIDECHATGFIGKTGRGTLEEKGVMDRVDIITGTLGKALGGAMGGYTTGKKEIIEMLRQRSRPYLFSNSLAPAIVGASIKVFDMLATDTRLRDKLEKNTAYFKNGIKKAGFDIIDGDSAIVPVMLYDAKLSQDMADMLLEEGIYVIGFFFPVVPKGKARIRVQLSAAHTVNQLDQAIAAFIKVGKKLNIIETE is encoded by the coding sequence ATGTACGGAAAAATTAAAGAACACCTGCAAGAGGAGCTTCAGGAAATAAAAAACGAAGGATTATTTAAAAAAGAGCGCATTATAACCACGCCTCAAGACGCTGCAATTAAAATATCAACGGGGCAAGAAGTTATTAATTTTTGTGCCAATAATTATTTGGGTCTTTCATCACATCCGGAGGTTATTCAAGCAGCCAAAGACGCTATGGATACTCATGGCTTTGGGATGTCGTCAGTTCGATTTATATGTGGTACACAAGATATTCACAAAGAATTAGAACAAAAAATAGCAGATTTTTACCAAACTGAAGATACAATACTGTATGCTGCTTGCTTTGATGCCAATGGTGGTGTTTTTGAACCTTTATTGACAAAAGAAGATGCAATAATTTCAGATTCATTAAATCACGCATCTATTATTGATGGAGTTAGGTTGTGTAAAGCTGCTAGGTACCGATATGAAAACAATAATATGGAAGATCTGGAAAAGCAATTAATTGCTGCTAATGAAAATGGAGCACGATTCAAGATTATTGTTACAGACGGAGTGTTTTCTATGGATGGTTTAGTGGCTCCGTTAGATAAAATTTGCGATTTGGCAGATAAACACGACGCCTTGGTTATGATTGATGAATGTCACGCTACAGGTTTTATAGGAAAAACCGGTAGAGGGACTCTAGAAGAAAAAGGAGTAATGGACCGTGTAGATATTATAACCGGTACGCTAGGTAAAGCTTTAGGTGGTGCTATGGGGGGTTACACAACCGGTAAAAAAGAAATTATAGAAATGCTTCGTCAGCGATCACGTCCTTATTTGTTTTCAAACTCATTGGCTCCTGCTATTGTGGGTGCATCTATTAAGGTTTTTGATATGCTGGCAACAGATACCAGATTAAGAGACAAGCTAGAAAAGAATACTGCATACTTTAAAAATGGAATAAAAAAAGCAGGTTTTGATATTATTGATGGTGATTCGGCTATTGTTCCGGTAATGTTATATGATGCAAAGTTATCTCAAGATATGGCAGATATGCTATTAGAGGAAGGAATCTATGTTATTGGTTTTTTCTTCCCTGTTGTGCCAAAAGGCAAAGCAAGAATAAGGGTTCAACTATCTGCTGCACACACAGTTAATCAATTAGATCAGGCAATTGCAGCTTTTATTAAAGTGGGTAAAAAACTTAATATTATTGAAACTGAATAA
- a CDS encoding amidophosphoribosyltransferase — protein MSDALKHECGIAMVRLLKPLEYYKEKYGTAFYGVNKMYLMMEKQHNRGQDGAGFASIKLDVAPGERYISRVRSNKSQPIQDIFAQINGRINETFEAHPEYKDDVAAQKKNIPYIGELFLGHVRYGTFGINSVENVHPFLRQNNWMHRNLIIAGNFNMTNTTEQFNNLIKLGMHPKEKADTITVMEKIGHFLDEGVRKLYKKAKKAGMNKLEASPFIVQNLKVEKILKKSARDWDGGYAMAGMLGHGDSFVLRDPAGIRPAYYYQDDEVIVVASERPAIQTVFNVPFESITEIEPGHAIIIKKDGSLSEKQILKPLERKSCSFERIYFSRGSDAEIYEERKELGRLVMPKVLKEINHDTENTVFSFIPNTAETSFYGMLDAAQNELNKQKNEAILEEEGNLTTERLQQIQQHKIRTEKIAIKDVKLRTFITEDSSRDDLVAHVYDVTYGVVKPTDNLVIIDDSIVRGTTLKKSILKMLDRLEPKQIVVVSSAPQIRYPDCYGIDMARLEDLVAFQAALALHKERGTYDIVEEIYHKCKKQLELADKDVVNHVKDLYAPFSDQEISDKIAEIISDENINADVKLIFQSVEDLHKACPKNLGDWYFTGNYPTDGGKRVVNKAYVHFYEGNPERAY, from the coding sequence ATGAGCGACGCGTTAAAACACGAATGTGGAATAGCAATGGTACGATTGCTGAAACCGCTTGAATATTACAAAGAAAAATACGGTACAGCCTTTTATGGAGTAAATAAAATGTACCTAATGATGGAAAAGCAACATAACAGAGGCCAAGATGGTGCTGGGTTTGCTAGCATTAAGCTAGACGTTGCTCCCGGAGAACGATACATAAGCAGAGTGCGATCCAACAAATCTCAACCCATACAAGATATTTTTGCACAAATCAATGGGCGCATTAACGAGACATTTGAAGCACACCCAGAATATAAAGATGATGTTGCTGCTCAAAAGAAAAACATCCCTTATATAGGCGAATTGTTTTTAGGTCACGTTCGGTATGGAACCTTTGGTATAAATAGCGTAGAAAATGTTCATCCATTTCTTCGTCAAAATAACTGGATGCACCGTAATTTAATTATTGCAGGTAATTTTAATATGACCAATACTACCGAGCAGTTTAACAACTTGATAAAGCTTGGTATGCATCCTAAAGAAAAAGCAGACACTATTACCGTTATGGAAAAAATAGGTCATTTTCTTGATGAAGGAGTAAGAAAACTATACAAAAAAGCCAAAAAGGCAGGAATGAACAAGCTGGAAGCGTCTCCATTTATTGTTCAAAACTTGAAAGTAGAAAAAATATTAAAAAAATCTGCTAGAGACTGGGACGGAGGCTATGCTATGGCAGGAATGCTAGGTCACGGAGATTCTTTTGTTTTAAGAGATCCCGCAGGAATAAGACCCGCATATTATTATCAAGATGATGAGGTGATTGTAGTAGCATCAGAACGACCAGCGATACAAACAGTTTTTAATGTGCCATTTGAATCTATTACTGAAATTGAACCCGGTCATGCCATTATTATCAAAAAGGACGGAAGCCTTTCAGAAAAACAAATTTTGAAACCCTTAGAGCGCAAATCTTGCTCTTTTGAACGTATTTATTTCTCTCGTGGAAGTGATGCCGAAATATATGAAGAGAGAAAAGAGCTAGGACGTTTAGTAATGCCAAAGGTTTTAAAAGAAATAAACCATGATACAGAAAACACAGTGTTTTCTTTTATTCCCAACACAGCTGAAACTTCTTTCTACGGAATGCTAGACGCGGCTCAAAACGAGCTGAATAAACAAAAAAATGAGGCAATTCTTGAAGAAGAAGGAAATTTAACCACAGAAAGGCTTCAGCAGATACAGCAACATAAAATTCGCACCGAAAAAATTGCGATTAAAGATGTAAAACTTCGCACATTTATTACAGAAGATAGTAGCCGTGATGACCTTGTAGCTCACGTCTATGATGTAACCTACGGTGTTGTAAAACCTACAGATAATCTCGTGATTATTGATGATAGTATAGTAAGAGGAACAACACTTAAAAAGAGTATTTTAAAAATGCTTGATAGGCTTGAGCCTAAACAAATTGTTGTAGTTTCATCTGCTCCACAAATACGCTATCCAGATTGTTATGGTATTGATATGGCTCGGCTAGAAGACCTTGTAGCGTTTCAAGCTGCATTAGCGCTTCACAAAGAACGAGGAACTTATGATATTGTTGAAGAAATATACCATAAATGTAAAAAGCAGCTAGAGCTAGCAGATAAAGATGTAGTTAATCACGTTAAGGACTTATATGCTCCTTTTAGTGATCAAGAAATTTCAGATAAAATTGCTGAAATTATAAGTGATGAAAACATTAATGCAGACGTAAAATTAATATTTCAATCTGTAGAAGATTTGCACAAAGCCTGTCCAAAAAACTTAGGAGATTGGTATTTTACAGGTAACTATCCTACCGATGGTGGTAAGCGAGTTGTAAATAAAGCGTACGTTCACTTTTATGAAGGAAATCCAGAACGAGCTTATTAA
- a CDS encoding PfkB family carbohydrate kinase, with the protein MSKLVIVGTVAFDAIETPFGKTDKILGGAATYIGLAASQFNADGAIVSVVGGDFPEKYIALLKNNNLDVSGLEIIKEGKTFFWSGKYRNDMNSRDTLATELNVLENFNPKVPENYKDAEVVMLGNLHPLVQLSVIEQMKAPKLIVLDTMNFWMDNTLDELKQVIGKVDVVTINDEEARQLTGEYSLVVAAQKIREMGPSYIVIKKGEHGALLFHEDDIFFAPALPLEEVFDPTGAGDTFAGGFTGYLAKTGDYSFENMKNAIIYGSTLASFCVEKFGTERLENLTKKEVHKRLKQFQNLTQFDIELT; encoded by the coding sequence ATGAGTAAACTTGTTATTGTTGGTACTGTTGCTTTTGATGCTATTGAAACACCATTTGGAAAAACAGATAAAATTTTAGGTGGAGCCGCAACATATATAGGATTGGCTGCAAGTCAATTTAATGCAGATGGAGCAATTGTTTCAGTTGTTGGAGGTGATTTTCCGGAAAAATATATTGCTTTACTTAAAAACAACAATCTAGATGTTTCTGGTTTAGAAATTATAAAAGAAGGAAAAACATTTTTTTGGAGTGGAAAATATCGTAATGATATGAATTCACGTGATACATTGGCAACCGAGTTGAATGTACTTGAAAATTTCAATCCAAAAGTACCAGAAAACTACAAAGATGCAGAGGTTGTGATGTTAGGAAACCTTCATCCGCTCGTCCAACTGAGTGTGATTGAACAAATGAAAGCCCCAAAATTAATTGTACTAGACACCATGAATTTTTGGATGGATAATACTTTAGACGAGCTAAAACAAGTTATTGGTAAAGTTGATGTAGTGACAATTAACGATGAAGAAGCAAGACAATTGACTGGAGAGTATTCATTAGTAGTGGCTGCTCAAAAGATACGTGAAATGGGACCCTCTTACATTGTCATAAAAAAAGGAGAACACGGAGCCTTGTTGTTTCATGAAGATGACATATTCTTTGCTCCAGCCTTGCCTCTAGAAGAAGTTTTTGATCCTACAGGAGCCGGAGATACCTTTGCAGGAGGTTTTACGGGTTATCTGGCAAAAACAGGAGATTACAGTTTTGAAAACATGAAAAACGCCATTATCTATGGCTCTACTTTAGCATCATTTTGTGTAGAAAAATTTGGCACAGAAAGACTAGAAAACTTAACAAAAAAAGAAGTGCATAAGCGTTTGAAACAATTTCAAAACCTTACACAATTTGATATAGAATTAACGTAA
- a CDS encoding exodeoxyribonuclease V subunit beta → MITNTPFTIYNASAGSGKTFTLVKEYLLRLLRSQSEGSYKNLLAITFTNKAVAEMKQRIVSNLVTFSKEESVEKPSEMMKMLSSETGLTLDTLQKKSKSILTHLLHHYSAFSVETIDRFNHQLLRTFARDLKLSSNFEVTLDTDQLLTEAVDRLISKAGEDTKTTNILLEFALEKADDDKSWDIARDITKASSLLFSENESNHVGKLKQRSLDDFLSFRKTLYVILEKTKNELIAVTNSLFEVVSSNGLDRSSFSRGSFYDHFTKLANGATSINFETKWQESVVNEEPLYTKSTDDSVKAVMDGLSSIFKNSFEVSKALYYKKILLENIIKNLTPLSVINLVQQEIETIKEEKNILPISEFNSIINKEIKNQPAPFIYERLGEKYRHYFIDEFQDTSKLQWENLIPLIENALSQQLENQETGSLLLVGDAKQSIYRWRGGLPEQFMHLYEGKTPFAVSEPTIETLDTNYRSCAEIINFNNSFFTFLSSYFGNATHQKMYEIGNKQNQNSKEGGFVQIEFIEKQTAAEKEETYAQLILQTIEALKRDGYQEQDICVLTRRKKEGIALGNYLMENGVSIISSETLLLQSSELVQGLLHLLMYCLHTDNEEAKISALNFIYENNTISEEKHTFFSSFLHQDAIQFKENLAKHTIHFDPLYIHKVSLYETFEYCISQLNLQEKADAYLFGFMDLVYEFEQQPLSSKTAFLEYWETKKEKASVAAAETIGAVRLMTIHKAKGLEFPVVLYPFAETNIYNEKDAKTWFAAPQNTSGFDEVRINFNNEVANFGEEGAILHAERRKTLELDNLNLLYVTMTRAVEQLYIFSEKPTTVKDSPSNFAQFFVEYLKKQQLWSDEESKYQFGNTLKKEPQKTILQAVTPKYINTSLTTTKLKIVTKEALLWDTEKEAAILSGNLFHDTMAEIYYEDDAKAVLSTLKKRAIVSQEDFENLKQAIQSLINNEDLKHLFQHSERVENERDLITSEGTILRPDRLNFHPDGSVTVIDYKTGGQSEKHVSQIQRYASALSEMNFKIAEKILVYTSEKGILINKT, encoded by the coding sequence TTGATTACCAACACACCATTCACTATTTACAATGCTTCTGCCGGAAGCGGGAAAACCTTTACCCTTGTAAAAGAGTATCTTCTACGTCTTTTACGTTCACAATCTGAAGGCAGTTATAAAAACTTACTTGCAATTACCTTTACCAATAAAGCGGTAGCTGAAATGAAACAGCGCATCGTTTCAAACTTGGTTACATTTTCTAAAGAAGAATCTGTAGAAAAACCATCTGAAATGATGAAGATGCTTTCTTCTGAAACTGGATTAACTCTAGATACACTTCAGAAAAAATCTAAAAGCATTCTTACTCATTTATTGCACCATTATTCAGCATTTAGTGTTGAAACCATTGATCGATTTAACCACCAACTGCTACGCACTTTTGCTAGAGACTTAAAACTGTCATCAAATTTTGAAGTGACCTTAGATACAGATCAATTATTAACCGAAGCTGTTGATCGATTAATTAGTAAAGCTGGCGAAGATACAAAGACAACCAACATACTTCTAGAGTTTGCCCTCGAGAAAGCCGACGATGATAAATCGTGGGATATTGCTCGTGATATCACCAAGGCTTCTTCCTTGCTATTTTCTGAAAATGAATCTAATCATGTTGGAAAACTTAAACAGCGATCACTGGATGATTTCCTTTCTTTTAGAAAAACACTCTATGTAATCTTAGAAAAAACAAAAAACGAATTAATTGCAGTTACCAATTCTCTTTTTGAAGTAGTAAGTAGTAATGGCCTTGATAGGTCTAGCTTTTCAAGAGGAAGTTTTTATGATCATTTCACGAAATTAGCTAATGGTGCTACAAGTATTAATTTTGAAACCAAATGGCAGGAAAGTGTTGTTAATGAAGAACCTTTATACACCAAATCGACTGATGATTCAGTGAAAGCTGTTATGGATGGGCTTTCTTCTATTTTTAAAAATTCGTTTGAAGTCAGTAAGGCTTTATATTACAAAAAAATATTGCTTGAAAATATTATAAAAAACCTCACTCCGCTTTCAGTTATAAATTTGGTGCAGCAGGAAATTGAAACGATTAAAGAAGAGAAAAATATCTTACCTATTTCCGAATTTAATTCAATTATCAATAAAGAAATAAAAAATCAACCTGCTCCTTTTATTTATGAGCGTTTGGGTGAAAAATATCGGCACTATTTTATTGACGAATTTCAAGACACATCAAAATTGCAATGGGAAAATTTAATTCCGTTGATAGAGAATGCATTGTCCCAGCAATTGGAAAATCAAGAAACAGGCTCCTTGTTGTTAGTTGGTGATGCAAAACAGTCAATTTATCGATGGCGAGGTGGCTTACCAGAACAATTTATGCATCTGTATGAAGGAAAAACGCCGTTTGCAGTTTCAGAACCCACGATTGAAACGTTAGATACCAATTATAGAAGTTGCGCAGAAATAATCAATTTTAATAATTCATTCTTTACATTTTTATCCTCCTATTTCGGGAATGCTACCCATCAAAAAATGTACGAAATAGGAAATAAACAGAACCAAAACTCAAAAGAAGGCGGGTTTGTTCAAATTGAATTTATTGAAAAACAAACAGCTGCAGAAAAAGAAGAAACCTACGCACAGTTAATACTTCAGACAATTGAAGCCTTAAAACGTGATGGGTATCAAGAACAAGATATTTGTGTATTAACACGCCGAAAAAAAGAAGGGATAGCTTTAGGCAATTATTTGATGGAAAACGGAGTCTCGATTATTTCATCTGAAACATTATTGCTTCAATCTTCAGAGCTGGTGCAGGGATTGCTTCATTTATTAATGTATTGTTTGCATACAGATAATGAAGAAGCAAAAATTAGTGCGTTGAACTTTATTTATGAAAACAATACAATTTCTGAAGAAAAGCATACATTTTTCAGTTCTTTTTTACATCAAGATGCAATTCAATTTAAAGAAAATTTGGCCAAACACACTATACATTTTGATCCCTTGTATATACATAAAGTATCGCTATACGAGACCTTTGAGTATTGCATTAGTCAATTAAACCTACAAGAGAAAGCAGACGCCTATCTCTTTGGTTTTATGGATTTGGTATATGAGTTTGAGCAGCAACCACTTTCTTCAAAAACAGCATTTTTAGAGTACTGGGAAACCAAAAAGGAAAAAGCCTCAGTTGCAGCTGCCGAAACAATAGGCGCTGTTAGGCTAATGACCATTCATAAAGCAAAAGGATTAGAATTTCCGGTGGTACTTTATCCTTTCGCCGAAACAAATATTTATAATGAAAAGGACGCCAAAACTTGGTTTGCTGCGCCACAAAACACTTCTGGCTTTGATGAGGTGCGAATAAACTTTAACAATGAGGTAGCAAATTTTGGTGAAGAAGGCGCCATTTTGCACGCAGAACGCAGAAAAACATTAGAACTTGATAACTTAAACTTGCTCTATGTTACTATGACAAGAGCCGTTGAACAATTGTATATTTTTTCAGAAAAACCAACCACTGTAAAAGATTCGCCCAGCAATTTTGCTCAATTTTTTGTTGAATATTTAAAGAAACAACAACTATGGAGTGATGAAGAATCAAAATATCAATTTGGGAATACACTCAAAAAAGAACCCCAAAAGACAATCTTACAAGCCGTTACACCTAAATATATAAATACTTCATTAACAACTACCAAATTAAAAATTGTTACCAAAGAAGCCTTGCTTTGGGACACCGAAAAAGAAGCAGCGATATTAAGCGGAAACCTCTTTCACGATACAATGGCAGAAATCTATTATGAAGATGATGCAAAAGCGGTATTAAGTACATTGAAAAAAAGAGCCATAGTATCGCAAGAAGATTTTGAAAATTTAAAACAAGCGATACAATCTTTAATAAATAATGAAGACTTAAAACATCTATTTCAGCACTCTGAAAGGGTAGAAAACGAACGTGACTTAATTACTTCTGAAGGAACTATATTGCGGCCCGATCGTTTAAATTTTCATCCCGACGGAAGTGTGACCGTCATAGACTATAAAACAGGAGGGCAATCTGAAAAACACGTATCGCAAATACAAAGATATGCTTCTGCACTTTCAGAAATGAACTTTAAAATTGCCGAAAAAATATTGGTTTACACTTCAGAAAAAGGAATACTTATAAATAAAACTTAA
- a CDS encoding superoxide dismutase: protein MAFELPKLQYAFDALEPHIDAKTMEIHHDKHHKGYTDKLNNAIEGTDQEGKTIENILTNLDMDNKAVRNNGGGFYNHKLFWEIMSPNGGGKPSGALADAINSAYGSFEDFKEKFSTAAKGQFGSGWAWLCVHEGGKVEVCSTPNQDNPLMPEVGCGGTPILGLDVWEHAYYLNYQNRRPDYVNAFFNVIDWEEVSKRYEQNK, encoded by the coding sequence ATGGCTTTCGAATTACCGAAATTACAGTATGCATTTGATGCTTTAGAACCACATATTGATGCCAAAACAATGGAGATTCACCATGATAAACATCATAAAGGATATACAGATAAATTAAACAACGCTATTGAAGGTACCGATCAAGAAGGGAAAACAATTGAAAACATATTGACCAACCTTGATATGGATAACAAAGCCGTGCGTAACAACGGTGGAGGATTCTACAATCACAAATTGTTCTGGGAAATTATGTCGCCAAATGGTGGCGGAAAGCCCTCAGGTGCATTAGCCGATGCTATCAATAGTGCTTACGGAAGTTTTGAAGACTTTAAAGAAAAATTCTCAACTGCAGCAAAAGGTCAATTTGGATCTGGATGGGCTTGGCTTTGTGTACACGAAGGAGGAAAAGTAGAAGTTTGCTCTACACCAAATCAAGACAATCCATTAATGCCTGAAGTAGGTTGCGGCGGAACACCAATTTTAGGTCTTGATGTTTGGGAACACGCATATTACTTAAACTACCAAAACAGACGACCTGATTATGTTAATGCATTCTTCAATGTGATTGATTGGGAAGAAGTATCAAAAAGATATGAGCAGAATAAGTAG
- a CDS encoding OmpA family protein, translated as MKHLNSLLVAAVLFLGIGVANAQDENNPWAFEIGVNAVDVYPVGLEDGQSVASPMRGELFDEYFNVEDHWSILPSVSKIAVSRYIGSGFTFSAVGTINKIDKVGDVRVDDLSYYGADGEIRYSFRDLINGPGGWFDPSLGVGGGYTWVDDIGFGTANGLASVRIWLAENLALNLQSTYKHAFEDNYGVKHFQHSAGVVFKFGGKDTDGDGIYDQEDECPETPGLPEFNGCPDTDGDGIEDRNDACPETAGLAEFNGCPDTDGDGIADPQDNCPTVAGLPELNGCPDADGDGITDADDECPNEAGPAANNGCPYEDRDGDGVLDKDDQCPDVAGTVANNGCPEVTVEVIKEINEYSKTILFDYDKASIRQESYGALQSIADIMKEYPNTVFHIEGHTDSRGSDSYNMKLSKERAASVMNYLTTIGMPANRLTSEGYGEERPVATNNTAAGRQQNRRVEISLNKNRDK; from the coding sequence ATGAAACATCTTAACAGTTTATTAGTTGCTGCCGTGCTATTTTTAGGTATTGGCGTAGCGAACGCACAAGACGAAAACAACCCTTGGGCTTTTGAGATTGGTGTCAATGCTGTTGACGTCTATCCAGTAGGTCTTGAGGATGGCCAATCTGTAGCTTCCCCAATGAGAGGTGAGCTTTTTGACGAATATTTTAATGTAGAAGATCACTGGAGTATTTTACCTTCAGTATCAAAAATTGCTGTAAGCCGATACATTGGTAGCGGATTTACTTTCTCAGCAGTTGGTACTATTAACAAAATTGATAAAGTTGGTGATGTACGCGTAGATGACTTAAGTTACTACGGTGCTGATGGTGAAATTAGATATAGCTTTAGAGACCTAATCAACGGACCTGGTGGATGGTTTGATCCATCTCTTGGTGTTGGTGGTGGTTACACTTGGGTTGATGATATCGGGTTTGGTACTGCTAACGGTTTAGCAAGTGTTAGAATCTGGTTAGCTGAAAATTTAGCATTAAACCTACAGTCTACTTATAAGCACGCATTTGAAGATAATTACGGAGTAAAACACTTCCAGCACTCTGCAGGTGTTGTGTTTAAATTTGGTGGTAAAGACACTGACGGTGACGGAATCTACGATCAAGAAGACGAATGTCCAGAGACTCCTGGTCTTCCAGAATTCAACGGATGTCCTGACACTGACGGTGACGGTATCGAAGACAGAAATGACGCTTGTCCAGAAACTGCTGGTTTAGCTGAATTCAACGGTTGTCCTGATACTGACGGTGATGGTATCGCTGATCCACAAGATAACTGTCCTACAGTTGCTGGTCTTCCAGAATTAAATGGATGTCCTGATGCTGACGGTGATGGAATAACTGATGCAGATGATGAGTGTCCTAACGAAGCTGGTCCTGCTGCTAACAACGGTTGTCCTTACGAAGATAGAGATGGTGACGGAGTATTAGACAAAGACGATCAATGTCCAGACGTTGCCGGAACTGTTGCTAATAACGGTTGTCCAGAAGTAACTGTTGAGGTTATTAAAGAAATCAACGAGTACTCTAAAACAATCTTATTTGACTACGACAAAGCTTCAATCCGTCAAGAATCTTACGGTGCACTACAGAGTATTGCAGATATTATGAAAGAATATCCAAACACTGTATTCCACATTGAAGGTCACACAGATAGTAGAGGTAGTGATTCATACAACATGAAGTTATCTAAAGAAAGAGCAGCTTCAGTTATGAACTACTTAACAACAATTGGTATGCCAGCTAACAGATTAACTTCTGAAGGTTATGGAGAAGAAAGACCAGTTGCTACTAACAACACTGCTGCTGGAAGACAGCAAAACAGACGTGTTGAGATCTCTCTTAACAAAAACAGAGACAAATAA
- a CDS encoding viroplasmin family protein produces MSKKKQKYYVVWFGNPTGIFRSWQECKKAITGVTGAQYKSFETLQEAKTAYSKDYKDYKGKGASKKKTLTKEQLQKIGEPNLYSIAVDAASSGNPGKMEYRGVDTQTHKQLFHQGPFQQGTNNVGEFLALVHGLAYLKKIGSDRIIYSDSKIAMGWVRRKKCNTKLKWGVHNKNLYELVQRAETWLKTNNYTTKVVKWETKAWGEIPADFGRK; encoded by the coding sequence GTGAGTAAAAAGAAACAGAAATATTATGTAGTATGGTTTGGTAATCCAACAGGTATATTTCGCAGTTGGCAAGAATGCAAAAAAGCTATTACAGGAGTCACAGGCGCTCAATACAAAAGCTTTGAAACGCTACAAGAAGCTAAAACTGCATATAGCAAAGATTATAAAGACTATAAGGGTAAAGGTGCTTCAAAAAAGAAAACTCTCACTAAAGAACAATTACAAAAAATAGGAGAGCCTAATCTATATTCTATAGCCGTAGATGCTGCATCAAGCGGTAACCCGGGAAAAATGGAATATCGTGGGGTTGACACCCAAACTCATAAGCAATTGTTTCATCAAGGTCCTTTTCAACAAGGTACCAACAATGTAGGGGAATTTTTAGCTTTGGTTCACGGTTTAGCTTATTTAAAAAAAATAGGAAGTGACCGCATTATATATAGTGATAGCAAAATTGCTATGGGTTGGGTACGACGAAAAAAATGCAATACAAAGTTAAAGTGGGGAGTTCATAATAAAAATTTATATGAACTTGTGCAGCGTGCTGAAACTTGGTTAAAAACCAATAACTACACAACCAAAGTTGTAAAATGGGAAACCAAAGCTTGGGGAGAAATTCCGGCAGACTTTGGAAGAAAATAA